A section of the Nitrospinaceae bacterium genome encodes:
- a CDS encoding oxidoreductase FAD/NAD(P)-binding domain-containing protein: MLDIVIGLAALTFLAVLIRYVIQLIDNNARLFAITKRGYELELELTRARLEQVKHRTQQDAQIGPALWKGFRRFQIIFKTMEARHVISFYLAPVDGKPLPSFLPGQYLTFKLNIPGQPKPVIRCYSLSDSPNHPDYYRVTIKKQFPPDDTPDAPPGLSSSFFHDSLNERDVVDVKAPSGHYYLDLSKNSPVVLIGGGVGITPLVSMLNTVNEKGCNGKLSNREVWLFLGFKTGLDHVMKGHLERIAKMHKNVSLHICYSSPKESDIMGRDYHHKGRVTVELIKQILPSMDYEFYFCGPPKMMEDLHKGLGQLGVAEDSIHFEAFNSAAIQKISGSETTETESPLKVTFSKSQQTLQWNPSAGTLLAFAEENGIVLDSGCRAGNCGNCLTTIERGLVDYLVEPGRTPDARSCLACISVPKTDLTLEA, translated from the coding sequence TTGTTAGATATCGTCATTGGGCTTGCAGCCTTGACATTTCTCGCAGTACTCATCCGCTATGTGATCCAATTGATCGACAACAATGCCCGTCTGTTTGCCATCACCAAGAGGGGTTACGAGTTGGAATTGGAGTTGACGCGCGCCCGCCTGGAGCAGGTCAAACATCGAACCCAACAGGACGCCCAAATCGGCCCTGCATTATGGAAAGGGTTTCGCCGCTTCCAGATAATTTTTAAAACGATGGAAGCCAGACACGTTATTTCTTTTTATCTCGCCCCGGTGGATGGAAAACCTCTACCGTCATTTCTACCCGGTCAATACCTGACCTTCAAACTAAACATTCCCGGCCAACCCAAACCCGTCATACGGTGCTATTCATTATCCGACAGCCCCAATCATCCCGATTATTACCGCGTCACCATCAAAAAACAATTTCCTCCCGACGACACGCCAGACGCACCGCCAGGCCTCAGTTCCAGTTTTTTTCATGACTCTCTGAACGAACGCGATGTGGTTGACGTGAAAGCACCCAGTGGCCATTACTATCTCGACCTGTCTAAAAATTCTCCCGTCGTTCTTATCGGAGGAGGTGTGGGCATCACTCCACTGGTGAGCATGTTGAACACGGTCAACGAAAAAGGCTGCAACGGGAAACTTTCGAACCGCGAAGTCTGGTTGTTTTTAGGCTTCAAAACCGGGTTGGACCACGTGATGAAAGGACATCTCGAGAGAATAGCCAAGATGCATAAAAATGTTTCCCTGCACATTTGTTACAGCAGCCCAAAGGAAAGCGACATCATGGGCCGCGATTATCATCACAAAGGGCGAGTCACGGTGGAACTCATAAAACAAATCCTGCCTTCCATGGATTATGAATTTTACTTTTGCGGCCCGCCCAAAATGATGGAAGATCTTCACAAAGGGCTGGGCCAACTGGGAGTTGCAGAAGACAGTATCCATTTTGAAGCGTTCAATTCAGCCGCCATACAAAAAATATCAGGTTCCGAAACGACAGAAACAGAATCTCCTCTTAAGGTCACATTCTCCAAATCCCAACAGACTTTGCAATGGAACCCGTCTGCGGGAACTCTACTTGCGTTTGCGGAGGAGAATGGAATCGTACTGGATTCCGGCTGCCGGGCAGGAAACTGCGGGAACTGTCTCACAACCATTGAGCGAGGATTGGTGGACTACCTAGTGGAGCCGGGAAGAACGCCGGATGCCAGATCGTGTCTGGCTTGTATTTCCGTCCCTAAAACGGATTTAACGCTGGAGGCGTGA